The proteins below are encoded in one region of Flavobacterium sp. GSB-24:
- a CDS encoding thermonuclease family protein, translated as MKNYTFYLTVFLSLFISISVYSQSGKIVRIKDGDTVVLLDSDNNQITLRLAEVDCPESSQDFGKKAKEFTSNQVALKIVTYKIVDTDQYGRSIAKVYYDNKYLSAEIIKNGFGWHYKKYSKSIELSNLERSAKANKIGLWSSNKNKAPWEYRKEMRNKY; from the coding sequence ATGAAAAACTATACTTTTTATCTAACTGTCTTTCTTTCGCTTTTTATATCAATTTCCGTTTATTCACAATCAGGAAAAATTGTTAGAATTAAAGATGGAGATACAGTTGTTTTACTGGATTCTGATAATAATCAAATCACCTTACGTTTAGCAGAAGTAGATTGTCCGGAAAGCAGTCAGGATTTTGGTAAAAAGGCTAAAGAATTTACATCCAATCAAGTTGCTTTGAAAATCGTTACTTACAAGATTGTGGATACTGATCAATATGGAAGGAGTATTGCCAAAGTGTATTATGATAATAAGTATCTATCAGCTGAGATAATTAAAAATGGTTTTGGATGGCATTATAAAAAATATTCAAAATCAATTGAATTAAGTAATTTAGAACGCTCGGCTAAAGCAAACAAAATAGGTCTATGGAGCAGTAATAAAAATAAAGCTCCTTGGGAATATAGAAAAGAAATGAGAAACAAATATTAA
- a CDS encoding RepB family plasmid replication initiator protein: MDNIKSSLMPKVQYTTELATNLPESAQFPQRLYSFLEKARSDENNPLTIHALRVILVLISIVKKDQVFSTTQLDLFDEDWYSTEKSTNDQVQFFLKLKDLVPKGSKNYDYAKDGLKFLLKFVTEEKLIIKGKEVELHSSVISNLVFNDGDKGAKFYMHQYWYRIFIDISKGYNRIATNSIFNISSLHAYLFYLFLTTLRRSKQDAGSCEMRMDTINEKFNTNYKYWSKIKEKILEPVKTALDANSELSFNYSWPVEGNKITIVAYETAKIAPELKSDIDYRIDKAVRYKKTKHSLNDIQVGQLTGIYKKYSYDTLTAAINRKKELQTLKGDVYLKKLQEILYGYIENKHKNKQLASV; encoded by the coding sequence ATGGATAATATAAAAAGCAGTTTAATGCCAAAGGTTCAGTATACGACTGAATTAGCAACTAATTTACCTGAATCGGCACAGTTCCCTCAAAGACTTTATTCTTTTTTAGAGAAAGCAAGAAGTGATGAAAATAACCCATTGACAATCCATGCTCTACGAGTTATTTTAGTTTTAATATCTATTGTGAAGAAAGACCAGGTATTTTCTACAACTCAATTAGATTTATTTGATGAAGACTGGTATTCTACCGAGAAATCTACAAATGATCAAGTTCAGTTTTTTTTAAAGCTGAAAGATTTAGTTCCTAAAGGATCTAAAAATTATGATTATGCAAAAGACGGTCTGAAATTTCTTTTAAAATTTGTTACTGAAGAAAAATTAATAATTAAAGGTAAGGAAGTTGAACTGCATAGTTCTGTTATTAGTAATTTAGTTTTCAACGATGGAGATAAAGGCGCTAAATTTTATATGCATCAATATTGGTATAGAATTTTTATAGACATTAGTAAAGGATATAATAGAATTGCTACCAATTCAATCTTTAATATTTCTTCATTACATGCTTATTTGTTTTATCTATTTCTAACCACGCTTAGACGATCTAAACAAGATGCCGGCAGTTGTGAAATGCGCATGGATACTATTAATGAAAAATTCAACACGAATTATAAGTACTGGTCCAAAATAAAAGAAAAGATTTTAGAACCGGTTAAAACAGCATTGGATGCTAATTCTGAATTGTCATTTAATTACAGCTGGCCAGTTGAAGGAAACAAAATTACAATTGTGGCTTATGAAACCGCTAAGATTGCTCCGGAGCTTAAATCTGACATTGATTATAGAATTGACAAAGCTGTTAGATATAAAAAGACTAAGCACTCTTTAAATGATATCCAAGTTGGACAATTAACAGGTATTTACAAGAAATACAGTTATGATACACTAACTGCTGCAATTAATAGAAAAAAAGAATTGCAGACTTTAAAAGGTGATGTGTATCTAAAAAAACTTCAAGAAATTTTATATGGATACATTGAAAATAAGCATAAGAATAAACAATTAGCTTCTGTGTAA
- a CDS encoding recombinase family protein — protein sequence MKIGYARVSTQDQNITSQIQLLEGAGCERIFQDHASGVNDKRPGLLEMLSILRKDDIVIIYKTDRLFRSLRNMIELIEKFNLLGVKFKSLSEPEFDTTSANGKLFLQIFSAFAEFERSLISERTKVGLDSARRRNQTLGRPKGIKPGTKIKYETALHFYKNKGIPIEAACENAGISKTTFYRVDSFIKAKEADKSDTNQTDIHNQIKEISSKNK from the coding sequence ATGAAAATTGGATATGCTAGAGTTTCAACTCAGGACCAGAATATTACTTCTCAGATTCAGTTACTGGAAGGAGCAGGTTGTGAAAGAATATTTCAGGATCATGCCTCCGGAGTAAATGATAAAAGACCGGGACTTTTAGAAATGCTTTCAATACTTCGGAAAGATGATATAGTAATTATATACAAAACTGATCGTCTTTTTCGTTCTCTGCGTAACATGATCGAGTTAATAGAAAAATTTAATTTATTAGGTGTAAAATTTAAAAGTCTTTCAGAACCTGAATTTGACACTACATCTGCAAATGGTAAATTATTTTTGCAAATTTTTAGTGCATTTGCCGAATTTGAAAGGAGTCTGATTAGTGAAAGAACCAAAGTAGGTTTAGATAGCGCACGTCGAAGAAATCAAACTTTAGGAAGGCCTAAAGGTATTAAGCCAGGAACAAAAATTAAATATGAAACTGCTTTACATTTTTATAAAAACAAAGGCATTCCAATTGAAGCTGCCTGCGAAAATGCAGGTATAAGCAAAACCACTTTTTATAGGGTTGATTCTTTTATAAAAGCCAAAGAAGCTGATAAATCAGATACTAATCAAACCGATATCCATAATCAAATCAAAGAAATTTCATCAAAAAATAAATAA
- a CDS encoding M23 family metallopeptidase, with the protein MRFFKKVFISGNLNKNRSVLVMLAISLSCFSQKKEVSATEKIEQYINLSSTPADLKKIEIFEDEFPSIFKYYPNINPINPKVKPGLSSGFSSKRLHPLEGEMKAHNGVDIIAKENTPVYASADGIVLKSKFFNGKAGHSVELKHRYGFKTRYFHLSLFIVKAGESVSKGQIIGYLGNSGASTGFHLHYEILKNGKYINPKKFLHIGE; encoded by the coding sequence ATGCGGTTTTTTAAAAAAGTATTTATTTCGGGAAATTTGAATAAAAACAGATCAGTATTAGTTATGTTGGCTATATCACTAAGTTGTTTTTCCCAAAAAAAAGAAGTTTCTGCAACAGAAAAAATTGAACAATATATTAATTTATCGTCAACGCCCGCAGATCTGAAAAAAATTGAAATATTTGAAGATGAATTTCCGAGCATTTTTAAATATTATCCTAATATCAATCCAATTAATCCAAAAGTTAAACCAGGCCTTTCATCTGGATTTAGTTCTAAACGACTTCATCCATTAGAAGGAGAAATGAAAGCTCATAATGGCGTTGATATCATTGCAAAAGAAAATACACCAGTATATGCTTCAGCTGATGGAATTGTATTAAAAAGTAAATTTTTTAATGGAAAAGCCGGACACTCAGTTGAACTAAAACATAGGTATGGTTTTAAAACACGTTATTTCCACTTAAGTCTCTTTATTGTCAAAGCAGGAGAAAGTGTCTCAAAAGGTCAAATTATTGGTTATTTAGGGAATTCTGGAGCTTCTACAGGATTTCATTTACATTATGAAATTTTAAAAAATGGAAAATACATAAATCCTAAAAAATTTCTGCACATTGGAGAATGA
- a CDS encoding nucleotidyl transferase AbiEii/AbiGii toxin family protein: MIEKIKMLTLRALVSDEKLMYGLVLKGGNALQLVYEMTDRASLDIDFSMSGDFTENEFLSLKANLYAILNAEFEKAGLLVFDIEFIEKPKQNAVQVWKGYQLLFKIIDADKFDPANMNETRKYAYKIYDNNSTKFIVEISSYEYTESKKKVDVDGAILYVYTPEMIVFEKIRALCQSMPEYQEVVPTARVKGRARDFYDIWNICRKFDIDFESEENRQMLSNIFNAKRVPLKFLDLLESHKDLQLQNWESVAATIPVDHNKGFDFFFNFVMEKIKLIKNH; this comes from the coding sequence ATGATAGAAAAAATTAAAATGTTGACATTGCGTGCTTTAGTAAGTGACGAAAAACTAATGTATGGATTAGTATTAAAAGGAGGTAACGCTTTACAACTGGTTTATGAAATGACTGACAGAGCTTCGTTAGATATTGATTTTTCAATGTCCGGAGATTTTACTGAAAACGAATTTCTTTCTTTAAAAGCTAATCTATATGCAATATTAAATGCAGAGTTTGAGAAAGCCGGATTACTTGTTTTCGATATTGAGTTCATAGAAAAACCTAAACAGAATGCCGTGCAAGTTTGGAAGGGCTATCAATTATTATTTAAAATTATCGATGCAGATAAATTTGATCCCGCCAATATGAACGAAACGCGGAAATATGCTTATAAAATCTATGACAATAATTCAACTAAATTTATAGTAGAAATTAGTAGCTATGAATACACAGAATCTAAAAAGAAAGTTGATGTGGATGGTGCAATACTTTATGTATATACTCCGGAAATGATTGTTTTTGAGAAAATTCGGGCACTGTGTCAATCAATGCCAGAATATCAAGAAGTTGTTCCAACCGCTAGGGTAAAAGGTCGAGCAAGAGATTTTTACGATATTTGGAATATCTGCAGAAAATTTGATATAGATTTTGAATCGGAAGAAAACAGGCAAATGTTATCAAATATTTTTAATGCCAAACGTGTTCCTCTAAAATTTTTAGATTTATTGGAATCCCATAAAGATTTACAATTACAAAACTGGGAGAGTGTTGCAGCAACAATTCCTGTAGATCATAATAAGGGTTTTGACTTCTTTTTTAATTTTGTTATGGAAAAAATTAAATTAATTAAAAACCATTAG
- a CDS encoding LPD29 domain-containing protein, producing the protein MKNIITSETKVFSLFGKSGAMEQIKPIPELPIGCKIYCYGYGMSEREGAIISPRNQFGQYKCVYISDFESGFFTLEEYSRPHSKKFGIGNYFDDNFLTIEESILEDYILKAEIAVNIKNEIEKEKETFDKNELKEIPKRFPHLTVNTQDDQNITKKNLVADLKKNFPLVKFSVKKSHYSTYYISWTDGPAEIKVEEIASKFEGYTTDETGDFRDPNPSNFNKVFGDFKYVFYSRSASEHVSRCKENLQEIIGSISNSYPSEAGDIFYKTFRHTSFPIGVNVKCIQMKNNFSGSFTDSFEFVFENNEESTAEISKESNNSIFLVDYSLKAVAVFGNTKEIKDQLKELGGKFNNYLTYNNIKQAGWIFSNKKKEELKNILNL; encoded by the coding sequence ATGAAAAACATTATAACAAGCGAAACAAAAGTATTTTCATTATTTGGAAAATCTGGAGCAATGGAACAAATAAAACCTATTCCGGAACTGCCTATCGGATGCAAGATTTATTGTTATGGTTATGGTATGTCAGAAAGAGAAGGCGCTATTATTTCTCCTCGAAATCAATTTGGACAATATAAGTGTGTTTACATTTCAGATTTTGAATCAGGTTTTTTTACTCTTGAGGAATATTCAAGACCCCATTCCAAAAAGTTTGGAATTGGAAATTATTTTGATGACAATTTTCTCACTATTGAAGAATCAATTTTAGAGGATTATATTTTAAAGGCTGAGATTGCTGTAAATATTAAAAACGAAATTGAAAAAGAAAAAGAAACTTTTGATAAAAATGAATTAAAAGAGATTCCTAAAAGATTTCCTCACTTAACTGTGAATACTCAGGACGATCAAAACATTACTAAAAAGAATTTAGTAGCTGATTTGAAAAAGAATTTTCCTCTTGTGAAATTTTCAGTAAAAAAGTCTCATTACAGCACTTATTATATTTCCTGGACAGATGGCCCTGCAGAAATAAAAGTAGAAGAAATTGCTTCAAAATTTGAAGGATATACAACAGATGAAACAGGCGATTTCCGCGACCCTAATCCATCAAATTTCAATAAAGTATTCGGAGATTTTAAATATGTTTTTTATTCAAGATCAGCTAGTGAACATGTTTCTAGATGTAAAGAAAATTTACAAGAAATTATTGGAAGTATAAGTAATAGTTATCCAAGCGAAGCAGGCGATATTTTTTATAAAACTTTTAGACACACATCTTTTCCAATTGGAGTAAATGTAAAATGTATTCAAATGAAAAATAATTTCTCCGGAAGCTTTACTGATTCTTTCGAATTTGTATTTGAAAATAATGAAGAATCCACTGCAGAAATTAGTAAAGAATCTAACAATAGTATTTTCTTGGTAGACTATAGTTTAAAAGCAGTTGCTGTTTTTGGCAATACAAAAGAAATTAAAGATCAATTAAAGGAATTAGGAGGTAAGTTTAATAACTATCTAACTTATAATAACATTAAACAAGCAGGCTGGATTTTTTCAAATAAGAAAAAAGAAGAGTTAAAAAACATTTTAAATCTCTAA